In a single window of the Penaeus chinensis breed Huanghai No. 1 chromosome 4, ASM1920278v2, whole genome shotgun sequence genome:
- the LOC125024884 gene encoding uncharacterized protein LOC125024884 → MCKERNEKIIGNWTNRWRLMRADCQALPPDHRIRSNNDLQVKDKNKVDADKPPYFDLSCLKVRSVQILIATAAVSSVGLYAPLFYLILGAQREGLEDSALILLQTFLGFAYALGCIGFGLIVVKQSAQCMISRQYLCQASLYGLGVTVLALTAVRGYYGYVLFMWLYGLLLGGAHYALQMLTLEKVRARHFSRAWGFIQGATAFPILFGVPVTGYINESNPKTGYFFSSVFMLAGATCLFLLNYFKEKMAKHDTSVSFTTVDSHVPHEPYIKGPVCTCGADPGAPPPPQGVAHDPAQAQAFNKLGKTISFATSVDIMEPRLKPELLTCISEEGLLDHYYDYVGDCVTSCNKFDNFLAFNDFEDGVDFADAEDEEDEAEEPPPQRPTPVHAAGRRLRQASGVSFSEPEGLARLGQSSGSACSLGGIGNGGGGGGGGGGGGGGGARRPHPGQEYNVPPVPRPPILRRAPSSRPRRSITVIEEMTTSV, encoded by the exons ATGtgcaaggagagaaatgagaag ATTATCGGCAACTGGACCAACAG ATGGCGTTTGATGCGAGCAGATTGTCAAGCTTTGCCACCAGATCATCGGATCCGTAGCAATAATGACCTG CAAGTGAAGGACAAGAACAAGGTCGACGCAGATAAGCCTCCTTACTTTGACCTAAGTTGTCTTAAGGTCAGGTCAGTCCAGATCCtcatagcaacagcagcagtcaGTTCTGTCGGCCTCTACGCGCCACTCTTCTACctc ATCCTCGGCGCCCAACGAGAGGGCCTGGAGGACTCGGCACTGATCCTCCTGCAGACTTTCCTCGGCTTCGCCTACGCCCTCGGCTGCATCGGCTTCGGGCTCATCGTCGTCAAGCAGAGCGCCCAGTGCATGATCTCGCGCCAGTACCTGTGCCAGGCGTCGCTCTACGGCTTGG GTGTAACCGTCCTGGCTCTCACGGCGGTCCGGGGCTACTACGGCTACGTGCTCTTCATGTGGCTCTACGGCCTGCTCCTCGGAGGCGCCCACTATGCCCTCCAGATGCTCACCCTCGAGAAAGTGCGGGCGCGGCACTTCTCGAGGGCTTGGGGCTTCATCCAGGGTGCCACGGCGTTTCCTATCCTCTTCGGAGTGCCTGTGACAG GCTACATCAACGAAAGCAACCCCAAGACGGGCTACTTCTTCTCGAGCGTGTTCATGCTGGCGGGCGCGACCTGCCTCTTCCTGCTAAACTACTTCAAGGAGAAGATGGCCAAGCACGACACCAGCGTCTCCTTCACGACCGTCGACTCGCACGTCCCTCACGAACCGTAC ATCAAGGGTCCTGTGTGCACGTGCGGCGCCGACCCGGGCGCGCCGCCCCCTCCACAGGGCGTGGCGCACGACCCGGCGCAGGCGCAGGCGTTCAACAAACTGGGCAAGACCATCTCGTTCGCCACGTCGGTCGACATCATGGAGCCGCGCCTCAAGCCCGAGCTGCTGACGTGCATCTCGGAGGAGGGGCTGCTCGACCACTATTACGACTACGTGGGCGACTGCGTGACGTCCTGCAACAAGTTCGACAACTTCCTCGCCTTCAACGACTTCGAGGACGGCGTCGACTTCGCGGAcgccgaggacgaggaggacgaggccgAGGAGCCGCCGCCGCAGCGCCCGACGCCCGTCCACGCGGCCGGCCGACGCCTGCGTCAGGCCAGCGGCGTCAGCTTCAGCGAGCCCGAGGGCCTGGCGAGGCTCGGCCAGAGCAGCGGCAGCGCCTGCTCCCTGGGGGGTATCGGAAacgggggcggagggggcgggggaggtggcggaggaggcgGGGGCGGGGCGCGCCGCCCGCATCCAGGCCAAGAGTACAACGTGCCGCCCGTGCCTCGCCCGCCCATCCTTCGCCGGGCGCCTTCGTCGCGCCCCCGCCGCTCCATCACTGTCATAGAGGAAATGACGACGTCCGTGTAG